One bacterium genomic window, CTTTCTAACTCCTCAAATTCAACCTGGGTTACATCATTAATTCCAAGTTCTTCAAGGGCGTTAAGTTTTGCCTCTTCTAAATTTCTACCTGTTGATACCACAGACTGCATTTCGAAAATGCCTCCTCATAGATAAAAGGTTACCCTGTTAATACTTCGAGTGTAACCCCCTACGTGCCAAGATAAACTATTTTAATTAAGATGCTTACTTGTTTTTTCTCTTTTTTGCATGAATTCTTGCTGTAACGTCATTCTTGTCATTCTTTTCATCATTTGGCTCAATGGTTTGTTTATCTTTTCCATTTGAACCAGGTTCAGTGGTAGCGGTGTTCACTATTGCAGCCTCGCCATTTGTCTTTGGGAGCATATATTGTCGTTGCTGCATTGTCTGAAGTACATTCAAGAAGATCCAATACAACACAAATGCGGAGGGCAACGCCCATTGGAACATCATTACAAGGAAAACACCGCTCATGACTAATGAGGTGGTTTTTTGTTGCTCCGCTTGAGCCGGATCCATTACCATTAAGCGCTGGGAAATATACATTGTTACTGAATATATCAGCAAGAGCGGAACATCCTGCACTCCAAGGTTAGCGCCTAAAAACGCAGGGAATTGATGTGAAAACCCACTTCCAATCCAAAGGAACGTGCCTTTTGTGAACTGGAACTCATATTGGCGAATTGCTCCATAGACCCAGATAAAGAAAGGGATTTGCAGCATGATAGTGAGCATCGAGAAACAGCCCATCGCAGGGTTGACGTTATGCTCCTTATACATCTGCATGATTTTCTTATTTAGTTCTTCCCCTTTGAACTTTTGCTGCAGTTCCTTCATGATCGGTTGTACTTTTGCCATTTCCTTCATCGATTTAAACTGAAGGTGGCTTAGGGGATAGAGCAAAATTCGGACAATAATAGCTAAAAGCAGCATCGCAAAGGTGTAACTGAACCAAGGAACTTTGTTCGTCAACCCGACGAGCATGTCCATTACCTTGTACTGATTGGGTAATTGAATGCCTAATATTACATAGCCAGGCAAACTTTCATTATGCTTGTCGATTTGGTTGGTTAGCTCTGTCAGTCGAGTCGCCCCGATGATTTTCCATTCAATGGATTCCGGATAGCTTTTCTTGAGCTGTTGATAGACTTTAACAACGTTGTAAAAATCTTTATATCGCCTAGCGTCCGTTTTATAAACTTTGGTGTGATCTTTGATAGCGTCAGCTTCAATAAGAAGCGCTTGGGGGGCTTGGGGGGTGTTGGCGAAGTCCTTCAGCATTACATTCTGAGTCTGATACTGTACTTTTTTCCATTGGCCACTATTTTTATAAGTTTGAATATCAATCAGCACTTTTTCAGCGCCGCGTGGGTCCTTTTGGACTTTCTTGCCGCCGGTAAAGAATATTTGCGCTCCTATCATCACAATGAACGTGACTAAGAGTATTGTTAAATAATTACTGCGTTTATCCATTAAAACCCCTTAAAGTACGGGATCGGAGCCCCCAGGATTAAATGGGTTACAGCGTAGAATTCGCCATATTCCCATTCGTGTACCTTTTAAAAAACCATAGCGTGTAATAGCTTGTGCGGCGTATTCAGAACATGATGGCTGAAATCTGCAAACGCGGGGAGTGAAATGTGATAGTCGCTGATATAAGCGTATCAACCAAACTGCGATTGTGCGTCCCATCTCTAGCCGTCCACCGCTTCCGATAGCACGCTTCCTTGCTTTAGGAGCGTCCTCATCTGTCGGGCCAACCGCTCTGCATTAATTTCAATCAATGCGGGGCGCGCTACCCATACCAGGTCATAGCCTGGCTTTATAGAATGTAATAACGCTCTGCAAATAGCACGAATCCGTCTTTTTTGACGGTTTCGTCGTGCGATGACGCCTAACTTTCGACTCGCAACAACCCCTGTTTTCGTCGGTTCTGCGGCATCCTTTTTAAGAACATGCAATGTCACTGCCGGAGCTACGTAATAGATTCCGCTTTGGTAAACTCGCTCAAAACTACGCCGTTCAGTTAGGCGTGCCGAGTGTGGCAGCAATCGTAGCAGACTCCTTGGTTAACCAACCCTACGATGTCGCCCGTTAGAGCAATCGACAGCGATAAGATGGCGTCCTCTCAGACGGCGTCGTCGCAGCACATTACGCCCGTCTTTGGTTTCCATTCGTACAAGGAACCCGTGCGTTTTATGTCGATGTCGGTTATTTGGTTGATAAGTTCGTTTCATTCTCGCTCACCCTCTTCACTGTCTGGTCACATCGCCCGTAGAAAATGCGTTCCATTATAGCATGCTTTTTCCGAGCACGGCAAGTGTTCATTCTTAATCTGTTTACCTGCATCGCCAACGGGTTGCACTTACTTCAAATTAAACAACTTCGTAAGGTCTGCTATGTAGATGCTTTTGGATTTGATGTAGGCTAAGCGTGTTCCGTCTAGGGACCAGGCCAAGCGAGTTTCGTAAAGGGCTGTTTGTTCCCATGTGTCATCAATGGCGCCGTCCTTTGGACCTAAATCTTGGTCAACAAGTTGGCAGGTTTTATTGGTGCGAATGGCTGCCGCCCAATCAATTGAGACTGATGCCATGCCGGGGAGAGCGACATGAATGACATCAATCGTTATAGCATCCCCTTCACTATTGGGATTAAAAGACTGTTCTTGAGTAGCCCAGGCGGCGGCTTTCCTATATGGGTTTGCGGTAAAGCTGCCGAGGCGAGTTTCGCTTGCGCCATCGGATGAAAGACCCAATAACCCTTCAGTTGATAGTCGGACTAAAGTGGGTTGCTTTTCGTCATAGTCAATCGCAAGCAGCATCGAGCCAAGTTCTGCCTCATTAGGATCGTTCGAATAAGAAGCTTGGATTAATCCGTATGTTTGTCCAACATCATTAATATAAACATCAGCATCGATAAAATAAAGCCCTTCGGCAACGATGCCGTTGGTGTATTCGGGGAACCCAAGCGTTTGAACTTCCTCTCCGGCAAAATCGAAAACATGACAGGGAGTAAGTTGGGCAAGGCTATCCCCATCAGCGGTTGAGGCGAAATAGACCCGCTCTACCAGCGCTGCATTAATCTCTTCCTTAGAAGCTTTCGTAGCCAGTCCACTATCAAAGTCGATACGAAATGCTTTTTGGGCGATTGCCAGGTCGAGAGTGTTCTTGCCGATTGTACGGGTACGGGCTGCTATTTGAGCAATAAAAAGTTTTCCACCCGGCATGATGAACAATTCGATTGTTGCATCGCCATCCAATAAATCCGAAGATAGAGCGACTCGTTTGCTCCATGAGCCGGTTGTCAGATCTAACCGAGTAAGGTTGATAACTTTTCCATCGGGGCTGATTGTGAGGGATGCAAGATGATTTTTATCAAGCCACTTAAGAGAGGCAACCGACTCTTTTGCATCAGGAAGAGCTGCAGATTTTGTTACAGGAGCCAGTTCGCGGTCGAGGGTTGATTGCGCGGCTGCAATGCGCATTCGGGCAAAATGAGTATATCCTGAATCGGGCAAACTGGAATTCTTCAGCGGATCGGGGTTAGATTTATGACCGCATCCCATAATCAGTAAAATTAACGGCATCCACACCCAACTCATACGTCTATACATAAGCAAAAGTCCTTGCGAGGCTCAATATCAAAGCGTTACCTTTATTCTGACAGGTAAAGTGTGGTATTACAATACAGCTTCTTAGATGGTTCTTAAGTTCAGTGATCGGAAGGTGGAGGTCCTTATTTGATGCATAAATTATGGGTTTTGTTTGTTATTATATCAATCTCCCTCCTCGTTGGTTGTGGCGGCGGCGGTGGAGGTGGTGGTGGCGGCGGTGGTACCCCAACAGTACAAAGTGTCACCATTGCAGCAACCCCAAGCGCTACCGTTTACGCGACTGGAGCTGCCGCACAATTTACGGCAACCGTACATATGTCCGATGGGTCAACTTTAACCAATCCTGTGATAGGGTGGGCAGTTGATTCTGCGGCAGGTACGATAAATTCGAGTTCAGGCAGCTTTACTGCTACAAATAATTTGCAGGGCAGCCTTTCGCAAGTCGGAGTAGTGACAGCCACTTATCTAGGGGTGACAGGGAAGTCCCTTGTTACTGTGACCAACAGCTCGTTTATTATAATCACTGGGACAGTTAGAGATGAGTTGGGTTCTGCACTGTCAGGCGTGAAGCTCATCTTTGTGAATTCAAGCGGTAAGATAACCGGTGGTGCCTTGTCCGGTTCTAACGGCCTCTTCCAAGTTCCTGTCGTTAGTGGTACGGCTTACCTTTATGTTGGTTCAAAGCCTGATACCGTGCATTGGGAATTTAAATACTCACTTCGCGGCAATAAAAACTATCAACCAACTGCCAACTGCTGGATGGCGATTATTAACGATCTGGGACAGCCTGTGATAAATCCTGTTACAGGTGGCGATATAGGCATCCTTTCGTTCTACCTATACAAAGACGGATTCCCAACGCAAATTCCTGAAGACTGCGATTATCCCTCAAACTAATAACAAAAAGACCTCCCCTGGCTTACAGGGGAGGTCTTTTTGTTTGTTGAGTAGTTAAGGTTCAGGTGATAAGATTTTGGAATTAGTGTTCCGAAATCTGTAAAACGCACTACCTACTCAATATTTGCAACATAAGTTGGGCAAAGATGATTTTGGCGATTAGGGCTACGGGGTAGGCGGCGGCGTAGGAGAGAGTAATTAACTCTGAGTTAGCTTGATTGGACGCTGCCGCTAGGGCGGGGGGATTAGTCATACCGGCAGACGTGACGCCCATCGTTGCTAAAACGTTGAACTTGCGCCATACAGCCATGATTAATAAAGCGGTTAACCAGGCGCTCACTGTTATCGCAGCACTTATTAGAAGCAGTGTTGCGCCGGAAGAACGAACTACCTCAACAAAATGCTGACCGGCCGTCGTTCCTGCGCCTGCTAGAAACATCGTTAAACCAATATCACGGGCGAAAACATTCGCTGCAGGAGGCACATATACACGAAGAGGTCCGATGCGGCCAAAATGTCCCATCAAGAGAGCAACGATAAACGAGCCACCGGCAGCTCCGAGTTTGATTGTGCCAGTGGGAAAGTGAATCTGTATTGAACCTAATGCTATTCCAAGCGCAAGGCCTAAAGCGAGCGATAGAAGATTCGTTTCCTCAAGACGCCTTTCCTCGGCTCCAGCCCATTTTGCAAAATTATCCACATCTGTAGTCAAACCAACAGCACGCACGTTATCGCCAACTTCAAGAACGAAGCATCCGCTAGGCGTGACTTCAATCCCTTGCCGCCTGACACGAGTGATAACTACCCCTAAGTTTTCCCACACCTTCAATGTTTGAAGCGCCTTACCTTCAACTTCGCTGGAAGTGATATCGATATCTCGTGATACCAGATCAGGATTAATATCCATGGTAGCGCTGGTTTCCGGACCGATTAAAATGCTTAACTTATCAAGCTCAGGCGTAGGGCCAACTGCCATCAAGATATCCCCCAATTCCAACAGCGTAGAAGGGGTAAGCGGAAACACTTTACTACCACGCCGAATTCGCGATATATTCACATCGATCATGCGGTCGACATTGACTTCATGCATAGTCTTTCCAACGACAGCGGGATTGGCAACCTCGAATTGAGACGATCTAATTTGGGGGGTTAAGTGATAGCTATCTGTCTCCCACTTTTCAGCATCAATCTTGGCGTTTCGTCCTAATAGCTTGGGCATGATTTGAATTAATAGCACTGTTCCCAACATGCTGAAGGGATAGGCGATACCATATCCTACTGAAATAGCCCCCTGAGCGGCGGTAGAAGCTGAAGTCTTGTTGAGAAGGTCGATACCTGCAGCAAGCGCAGGAGTACAGGTGGTCGCTCCTGTAAAAAGTCCAGTCGCTAAAGCGTAATCAAGATGATAACTCCGAGCCAACGCAATCGTAACCCCCGCAGCCACAGAAGAAATGGCTAATGCGATAGCGCCATATTGCCATCCGGTTTGTCGAATTAGCCTTAAAAACCGAGGACCTACTTGTAACCCGACTGCATAGACAAACAAAAGAAGACCGACATCACGGATAATCGTTGGCACTATCAATTGATAGTGCCCAAAAACCATTCCGGCAAATAGAACGCCTGACGCTCCAAGTGAAAATCCACGAAATCGCAGTTTGCCAACAAATAAACCAATAGTAATAATGGCAAACAGAGTTAAAGCCTGCTCAGATAGAAGCGCACGAATCGATTCGGCCAATGAAACTCCTTTCTAATTAACCAATTGGCATAAGAATACCCTTTTAGTCCAAAATAGCCTTGTATAGATCGCCAAACACGTTACTATAACGCTCGATTAACTCCGCTGATTTTTGTTTAATAGTAGTGATCATGTCCTTATTATCGGTAAATTCAAGCCAAGCTAAAGCTAGTGCTAAATCGCATAAATTCAGGATAGTATTGCGAAATTGCGATCATTTTACTTTTTTTTACGCCAGACAAACGGTTTGGCAGTATGCTTCAATGAACGCTTCGATCGCTACGCGCAGTTCCACAGTGGAACGAAAACTTGTCCTACGCAGAGACTTGTGTGTAAGTATTCCAAACCAACATTCCACAAGATCGAGCTAACTGGCGGAGGTTGGCGTGTAATGAAAGCTCACCTCTGGATGCGCGGCCAGCCATGCGGCACATTTATTGTAAATACAGTAATTGTCCATGATGACATGAATCTCCGTCGCCGACGGCAGTTCTGTCAGTACTTGATCCATGAACGCCAGTAAGTCAATTCGAGACCATGTCCCATTACACCACACTTCCTAAGGCTTATGTAATTAAGCACTAGTCTTCCAAATACCGCCAGCTCCTACCAATAATAGAATCCGAGTATTTGCAGAAGTAATGTATGTAATATAACCCATATCGCCAAAGTTCTGAAATTATTAGGCGTCACAATTCTCTTGACAGAAGGAGCGATGGTCAAAATGATGAAGGGAAGAATAAAAAGACAAGCACGTCCAGTCTCACCAGTGCGGTAAGCACCAGTAAGAAAGACCATTATTAGCACTGATATTCCTATCTTACCTAACCTCATCCAGTAGCGTTCGGTTGTACTCCCATCTCGCATGGTAAAACCCATCCAGAGAAAGTATGTGATGGCGGGCCCAATGAAGTATATGATGTCACCGATATTCTCAAGTCGGGTTGTTAGATACGAACCAGGTTGAGAAAATAACATGAATCCGCCTGGGTTCTCAAAGTGGTTGGCAATTTGGAAGCTTTGAAGGTAATTAAAGCCGAAACCCCAGTACATAGCTATCAACGCTAGAATTGTTAGAGCGCAAGTAGCCACAGCTTCCCCTATTCGCCGGTATCTCTCCCAAGTAAGCCATAATATCACAGGAACATAGAAAAGTGCCCCAAAGGTCATCATCATTAGAGCCCACAGAAAAAAAGCTGAAGTAAGAATACGATAACTTTTTGATGAGTGATGGATGGATAGCAGGAGCGCAATCCCTAAAGTGCAGATAATCGCATCGATAGAAAAGAGGTAGTAAATCTGAATGGCAGCCATTGTTGCGTAAAGCATAGTCAACATTCGTGAGTTAACGGAGTCCATGGATAGACGCCGAAGCAGTAAATACATCAATGTGCAGGCTAGTGCCAGGTTAAGGGTACCGAACAGAGCAGAGATGAGAATGGGTGATTGGAGCAGCATCCGCGCAAACTTCATTGCCAGTAATGGGCCGGGCGGATGGCTTCTCGAATGCATTCCAAAGGCTGGCTGCATTTTCGTATAGTCAGCCAGCACGATTGCGCTTGACGGAAGCTGAACAGCATCATCATAGTAATGGGTCTCACCCTGGCGAATAGATACCAAAGGAGCCTCATAACCCCAGCTTATACCTTTGGTCGCGTTCCCTAGTAGCAGGAGGAGCACGGCGAAGCAAACTATATTGCGCAATCCCCAGACAATCTTAGATCCTTTCCACCAGAAGTAGCTTGCGAGGCAAACGCATGCAACAGCAGTGAAAACCCCTAACCCGCGCGAAGGAAGTTCAAAAGCCCCTTCGCTTACGGGCCAGCCAGTAGGAATGTTAAGCGAAGGACACTGCTTGCGAATAAAATGCATGACCTGGTTCAATATTACTAGCACCAGTATATAAATCAAGGTAGCATTTCTCAATTTTCCAGACAGATTCCCTTGTAAGTAAAAACGACTTCGATTACGTATCAGCATGTTATATCTCCAATCAAATATCTAAGCTATTTTATACATGTTGGTAGTATTAACTTATTGTGCCCAAAAATCATTCCGGCAAATAGAACACCTGACGCTCCAAGTGAAAATCCACGAAATCGCAGTTTGCCAACAAATAAACCAATAGTAATAATGGCAAACAGAGTTAAAGCCTGCTCAGATAGAAGCGCACGAATCGATTCGGCCAATGAAACTCCTTTCTAATTAACCAATTGGCATAAGAATACCCTTTTAGTCCAAAATAGCCTTGTATAGATCGCCAAACACGTTACTATAACGCTCGATTAACTCCGCTGATTTTTGTTTAATATCAGCGGTCATGTACTTATTATCGGTTAACTCAAGCCAAGCTAAAGCTAGCTCATCAGCATTTCGGCAAATTGACATAATGCCCGCATCCATGCAAGCTTCGACCGCAGCCTCTTGTTGGCTATAGATTGGCCCCATCGTTATAGGCGCTCC contains:
- a CDS encoding YidC/Oxa1 family membrane protein insertase gives rise to the protein MDKRSNYLTILLVTFIVMIGAQIFFTGGKKVQKDPRGAEKVLIDIQTYKNSGQWKKVQYQTQNVMLKDFANTPQAPQALLIEADAIKDHTKVYKTDARRYKDFYNVVKVYQQLKKSYPESIEWKIIGATRLTELTNQIDKHNESLPGYVILGIQLPNQYKVMDMLVGLTNKVPWFSYTFAMLLLAIIVRILLYPLSHLQFKSMKEMAKVQPIMKELQQKFKGEELNKKIMQMYKEHNVNPAMGCFSMLTIMLQIPFFIWVYGAIRQYEFQFTKGTFLWIGSGFSHQFPAFLGANLGVQDVPLLLIYSVTMYISQRLMVMDPAQAEQQKTTSLVMSGVFLVMMFQWALPSAFVLYWIFLNVLQTMQQRQYMLPKTNGEAAIVNTATTEPGSNGKDKQTIEPNDEKNDKNDVTARIHAKKRKNK
- the yidD gene encoding membrane protein insertion efficiency factor YidD — protein: MGRTIAVWLIRLYQRLSHFTPRVCRFQPSCSEYAAQAITRYGFLKGTRMGIWRILRCNPFNPGGSDPVL
- the rnpA gene encoding ribonuclease P protein component — its product is MLPHSARLTERRSFERVYQSGIYYVAPAVTLHVLKKDAAEPTKTGVVASRKLGVIARRNRQKRRIRAICRALLHSIKPGYDLVWVARPALIEINAERLARQMRTLLKQGSVLSEAVDG
- the rpmH gene encoding 50S ribosomal protein L34, whose protein sequence is MKRTYQPNNRHRHKTHGFLVRMETKDGRNVLRRRRLRGRHLIAVDCSNGRHRRVG
- a CDS encoding carboxypeptidase-like regulatory domain-containing protein, whose protein sequence is MHKLWVLFVIISISLLVGCGGGGGGGGGGGGTPTVQSVTIAATPSATVYATGAAAQFTATVHMSDGSTLTNPVIGWAVDSAAGTINSSSGSFTATNNLQGSLSQVGVVTATYLGVTGKSLVTVTNSSFIIITGTVRDELGSALSGVKLIFVNSSGKITGGALSGSNGLFQVPVVSGTAYLYVGSKPDTVHWEFKYSLRGNKNYQPTANCWMAIINDLGQPVINPVTGGDIGILSFYLYKDGFPTQIPEDCDYPSN
- a CDS encoding TrkA C-terminal domain-containing protein, which encodes MAESIRALLSEQALTLFAIITIGLFVGKLRFRGFSLGASGVLFAGMVFGHYQLIVPTIIRDVGLLLFVYAVGLQVGPRFLRLIRQTGWQYGAIALAISSVAAGVTIALARSYHLDYALATGLFTGATTCTPALAAGIDLLNKTSASTAAQGAISVGYGIAYPFSMLGTVLLIQIMPKLLGRNAKIDAEKWETDSYHLTPQIRSSQFEVANPAVVGKTMHEVNVDRMIDVNISRIRRGSKVFPLTPSTLLELGDILMAVGPTPELDKLSILIGPETSATMDINPDLVSRDIDITSSEVEGKALQTLKVWENLGVVITRVRRQGIEVTPSGCFVLEVGDNVRAVGLTTDVDNFAKWAGAEERRLEETNLLSLALGLALGIALGSIQIHFPTGTIKLGAAGGSFIVALLMGHFGRIGPLRVYVPPAANVFARDIGLTMFLAGAGTTAGQHFVEVVRSSGATLLLISAAITVSAWLTALLIMAVWRKFNVLATMGVTSAGMTNPPALAAASNQANSELITLSYAAAYPVALIAKIIFAQLMLQILSR